One genomic window of Halolamina sediminis includes the following:
- a CDS encoding ABC transporter ATP-binding protein translates to MAAIETRGLTKRYGDDVYAVDDLDLTVPEGEVFGFLGPNGAGKSTTIDVLLDYVRPTAGTATVLGYDAQSEADAVHERVGVLPDGYSLYDRLSGREHLSYAIDLKDAADDPDELLRRVGLDETAGKRRAGAYSKGMRQRLALGIALVGDPELLILDEPSSGLDPDGIRDIREITRDHAESGGTVFFSSHVLSQVEAVCDRVGILSRGRLVATDTIDGLRETLGTGATLSVTVDTLPADLDVGAIEGVSAVTVDGTTITATCTEPAAKLRVLDAVRDSESDLLDFEAREASLEDLFRAYVHPETEAPR, encoded by the coding sequence ATGGCGGCGATCGAGACGCGCGGGCTGACCAAGCGCTACGGCGACGACGTGTACGCCGTCGACGATCTGGATCTGACGGTCCCGGAGGGCGAAGTGTTCGGCTTCCTCGGCCCCAACGGCGCCGGGAAGTCGACGACCATCGACGTACTGCTGGACTACGTCCGACCCACCGCTGGCACGGCGACGGTCCTGGGCTACGACGCCCAGTCCGAGGCCGACGCGGTCCACGAGCGCGTGGGGGTGCTTCCCGACGGCTACAGCCTCTACGATCGTCTCTCCGGCCGCGAACACCTCTCGTACGCGATCGACCTGAAGGACGCCGCCGACGACCCGGACGAACTACTCCGTCGGGTGGGGTTGGACGAGACGGCCGGAAAGCGGCGGGCAGGCGCCTACTCGAAGGGGATGCGCCAGCGCCTCGCGCTCGGGATCGCGCTCGTGGGCGACCCCGAGCTACTGATCCTCGACGAGCCGTCCTCGGGGCTTGACCCAGACGGGATCCGAGACATCCGAGAGATCACGCGGGACCACGCCGAGTCGGGCGGAACGGTGTTCTTCTCGAGTCACGTGCTGAGTCAGGTCGAAGCGGTCTGTGATCGAGTGGGGATTCTCAGTCGCGGGCGATTGGTGGCAACCGACACAATCGACGGGCTCCGAGAGACGCTGGGTACCGGCGCGACGCTCAGCGTCACCGTCGACACGCTGCCAGCCGATCTCGACGTGGGTGCGATCGAAGGGGTCTCCGCAGTGACCGTCGACGGGACCACCATCACCGCGACCTGCACCGAACCGGCGGCCAAACTCCGGGTGCTCGACGCGGTCCGGGACAGCGAGAGCGACCTGCTCGACTTCGAGGCCCGCGAAGCGTCGCTCGAGGACCTGTTCCGGGCGTACGTCCACCCCGAGACGGAGGCCCCGCGATGA
- a CDS encoding class I SAM-dependent methyltransferase → MADPYGRAIRDHYRGERAEPLIDRDGDETREHAIEEFYFGDHRPDEWFEPRVAGPLLDMGAGAGRDALYFQERVETVAIDPSEHLVETMRDRGIEDARVGDMFALRKQFDRDRFDAVLSIGSQLQLAPSQHALRAFLADLAHVTTADATAMLDGYKPEFAVEVDLFAVRDDPEPGVARRVFHSEYEGDVGETLLFRLFSVERLRNATVGTPWELVDTADGHPESDEESVMWRALLEKPE, encoded by the coding sequence ATGGCCGACCCGTACGGGCGAGCGATCCGCGACCACTACCGCGGCGAGCGGGCCGAGCCGCTGATCGACCGCGACGGCGACGAGACCCGCGAACACGCCATCGAGGAGTTCTACTTCGGCGACCACCGGCCCGACGAGTGGTTCGAGCCGCGCGTCGCCGGGCCGCTGCTGGACATGGGTGCCGGCGCGGGCCGGGACGCGCTGTACTTCCAAGAACGGGTCGAGACCGTCGCGATCGACCCCAGCGAGCACCTCGTCGAGACGATGCGCGACCGCGGCATCGAGGACGCCCGCGTCGGCGACATGTTCGCGCTCCGGAAGCAGTTCGATCGGGACCGCTTCGACGCCGTGCTGTCGATCGGCTCGCAGCTCCAGCTCGCCCCGAGCCAGCACGCGCTGCGGGCGTTCCTTGCGGATCTCGCACACGTCACGACGGCGGACGCGACGGCGATGCTCGACGGCTACAAACCCGAGTTCGCGGTCGAGGTCGACCTGTTCGCCGTGCGCGACGACCCGGAACCGGGGGTAGCCCGCCGCGTGTTCCACAGCGAGTACGAGGGCGACGTGGGGGAGACGCTGCTGTTCCGGCTGTTCTCCGTCGAGCGGTTGCGGAACGCGACCGTCGGCACGCCGTGGGAACTCGTCGACACCGCCGACGGGCACCCCGAAAGCGACGAGGAGTCGG
- a CDS encoding DUF5518 domain-containing protein, which produces MSPTVPSVPRDWRVPLFLGVASIPFSLVSYLQSDSTMSLWPVVIAGLIAGYLTDNADRVGARTGFVGGLAVFWIVAEMVLLVPELTGPWWFLVAASVGSVVFAVLGVALSILLGALGAYVGGWLARRTGRSRPTAGA; this is translated from the coding sequence GTGTCCCCAACCGTTCCCTCCGTCCCCCGAGATTGGCGCGTTCCGCTGTTTCTCGGCGTCGCGTCGATCCCGTTCTCGCTCGTGAGCTACCTCCAGTCCGACTCGACGATGTCGCTCTGGCCGGTCGTGATCGCGGGGCTGATCGCCGGCTACCTGACCGACAACGCCGACCGCGTCGGCGCCCGGACCGGGTTCGTCGGCGGGCTCGCGGTGTTCTGGATCGTCGCGGAGATGGTGTTACTGGTGCCCGAACTGACCGGCCCGTGGTGGTTCCTCGTCGCAGCCAGCGTCGGGAGCGTCGTCTTCGCGGTGCTCGGGGTGGCACTCTCGATACTGCTGGGCGCGCTCGGGGCGTACGTCGGCGGCTGGCTGGCCCGCCGCACCGGTCGGTCGCGTCCGACCGCCGGCGCCTGA
- a CDS encoding ABC transporter permease subunit: MNAIVIARKEFDDARRSRLFVALVAFVALFVAATMGVPLLVPALGADPLQGLGAASEFAAILVPIVALVAAYLAVAGERESGSLRILLGLEPDRRTVVLGKFLGRGAVVALGVGAGFLLAGVVGWALYGGLPVTAFLAVTALTAGLGVASVGIAVGISAATATRSRAMTVGIAAYLGLTLLWDLLPQGLHLAIVGSAPGASVPAWFVFLQGLSPSGAYSALVMAAIASTSGEYPGITANVVPPVPAYVEWPAFAAILLAWTVVPLLVGGALFVRADLN, encoded by the coding sequence ATGAACGCGATCGTGATCGCCCGGAAGGAGTTCGACGACGCGCGTCGCTCGCGGCTGTTCGTGGCGCTCGTCGCCTTCGTCGCGCTGTTCGTCGCCGCGACGATGGGGGTCCCGTTGCTGGTGCCGGCGTTGGGTGCCGACCCGCTACAGGGGCTGGGCGCCGCCAGCGAGTTCGCCGCGATCCTGGTCCCGATCGTGGCGCTGGTCGCCGCCTACCTCGCCGTCGCCGGCGAGCGGGAGTCGGGGAGCCTCCGGATCCTGTTGGGGTTAGAGCCCGATCGGCGGACGGTCGTGCTCGGGAAGTTCCTCGGTCGCGGGGCCGTCGTCGCGCTCGGCGTGGGTGCGGGGTTCCTGCTCGCCGGCGTCGTCGGCTGGGCGCTGTACGGCGGCCTGCCCGTGACCGCGTTCCTCGCGGTGACGGCGCTGACGGCCGGACTGGGTGTCGCGTCCGTCGGCATCGCGGTGGGGATCTCGGCGGCGACGGCCACCCGCTCGCGAGCGATGACCGTGGGTATCGCCGCCTATCTCGGGCTGACGCTGCTGTGGGATCTGCTGCCACAGGGGCTCCACCTCGCGATCGTCGGGTCGGCGCCCGGTGCGTCGGTACCGGCGTGGTTCGTGTTCCTCCAAGGGCTCAGCCCCTCCGGCGCCTACAGTGCGCTCGTGATGGCGGCCATCGCTTCGACGAGCGGCGAGTACCCGGGGATCACGGCGAACGTCGTGCCCCCGGTTCCGGCGTACGTCGAGTGGCCCGCGTTCGCCGCGATCCTGCTCGCGTGGACGGTCGTCCCGCTGCTGGTCGGCGGCGCGTTGTTCGTCCGGGCGGATCTGAACTGA
- the hisH gene encoding imidazole glycerol phosphate synthase subunit HisH, with protein sequence MDSHADVVVVDYGLGNLRSVTKGLERAGASVTISDDPERFDDADGVVLPGVGAFREGMENADPYRDALEDVAASERPLFGICLGMQMLLSESEEADHEGQGAVEGLGFVPGTNVRFRGDQKVPHMGWNELDVTREHPLVAGVEGGRGGSVDGEHAYFVHSYYADPEDDDAIVAETDYGVTFPAIVTNDDGTVFGTQFHPEKSGETGLTILKNFVDLC encoded by the coding sequence ATGGACTCCCACGCCGACGTGGTCGTCGTCGACTACGGCCTCGGCAACCTTCGCAGCGTCACGAAAGGGCTGGAGCGGGCGGGCGCGTCGGTGACGATCTCGGACGACCCCGAGCGGTTCGACGACGCCGACGGCGTGGTGCTGCCCGGCGTCGGCGCGTTCCGCGAGGGGATGGAGAACGCCGACCCGTACCGCGACGCGCTCGAAGACGTGGCCGCCTCCGAACGCCCGCTGTTCGGCATCTGCCTCGGCATGCAGATGCTGCTCTCCGAGAGCGAGGAGGCCGACCACGAGGGGCAGGGCGCCGTCGAGGGGCTCGGCTTCGTCCCGGGCACGAACGTCCGCTTCCGCGGCGACCAGAAAGTCCCGCACATGGGTTGGAACGAGCTCGACGTGACCCGCGAGCACCCCCTCGTGGCCGGCGTCGAGGGGGGCCGCGGCGGCTCCGTCGACGGCGAGCACGCCTACTTCGTCCACTCCTACTACGCCGACCCGGAGGACGACGACGCGATCGTCGCGGAGACCGACTACGGCGTCACGTTCCCCGCGATCGTCACCAACGACGACGGCACGGTGTTCGGCACGCAGTTCCACCCCGAGAAGAGCGGGGAAACCGGGCTCACGATCCTGAAGAACTTCGTCGACCTCTGCTGA
- a CDS encoding winged helix-turn-helix domain-containing protein: MTGNAFAALGNEHRVEILRTLVVAVENQRTGLPFTELYDRTGIDSSSQFSYHLDRLTTEFVREADGEYVPTSAGERVVRAIRSGIYTEAPSFEPVTVEGVCPECASTTLRAAYDDPHLRVACTDCDATVVTYDLSPAETEGRGPFETLAACNRRALREYETAIAGSCPTCNGATTVAIETGPDGDYACVADCSQCGLRLFAPVELPLFGHPAVISFYWDRGVDVTDLRLWRLPAFIGDVDRRVLETEPLAFALTLHHGDASITARIDADGTVSVPD; encoded by the coding sequence ATGACCGGGAACGCGTTCGCCGCGCTGGGCAACGAGCACCGGGTCGAGATCCTGCGGACGCTCGTCGTCGCGGTCGAGAACCAGAGGACCGGGCTCCCGTTCACCGAACTCTACGATCGAACCGGGATCGACAGCAGTTCGCAGTTCTCCTACCACCTCGATCGGCTGACGACGGAGTTCGTCCGGGAAGCCGACGGCGAGTACGTCCCCACCAGCGCCGGCGAACGGGTGGTTCGGGCGATCCGGTCGGGGATCTACACCGAGGCGCCGTCGTTCGAGCCCGTGACCGTCGAGGGGGTGTGTCCGGAGTGTGCGTCGACGACGCTCCGGGCGGCGTACGACGACCCGCATCTCCGGGTCGCCTGCACCGACTGCGACGCGACCGTCGTGACCTACGATCTCTCGCCCGCCGAGACCGAGGGCCGAGGACCGTTCGAAACGCTCGCGGCGTGTAACCGACGGGCGCTGCGGGAGTACGAGACCGCGATCGCCGGCTCCTGCCCCACCTGCAACGGGGCGACGACCGTGGCTATCGAGACCGGCCCCGACGGCGACTACGCCTGCGTCGCGGACTGCTCGCAGTGCGGGCTCAGACTGTTCGCACCCGTCGAACTCCCGCTGTTCGGCCATCCCGCAGTCATCTCGTTCTACTGGGACCGCGGTGTCGACGTGACCGACCTCCGGCTCTGGCGCTTGCCGGCGTTCATCGGCGACGTCGATCGCCGCGTGCTCGAGACGGAACCGCTCGCGTTCGCGCTCACGCTCCACCACGGCGACGCGTCGATCACGGCGCGGATCGACGCCGACGGCACGGTCTCGGTCCCCGACTGA